Below is a window of Planctomycetes bacterium MalM25 DNA.
ACGACGATCCGCGCCCGGTCGCCCTCGGGCGTGACGGCGCGGCCGACCATAATCGTGACGCGTCCCCCTTCGTCGAGGCTGTCGAGGCCGTTCGTCACGAGGTTGAGCAGCACCTGCTTCATCTCCTGCGAGTCGACCTCGGCGAGCACCGGATCGCCCGCGAGCAGCTCGACGTGCTTCGTCTTGTACTTGCCGAGGTGCTGGACCATCTCGACCACGCCCTCGACCAGGTCGCGCAGGTCGGTCGCCCGCCGCTCCGGGTCGCCCAGGCGGGAGAAGTCGAGCAGCTTCTCCGTGATCTGCTTGCAGCGGAACGACTCCTTGCCGATCGTTTCGAGGTAGCTGTTCACGATCTCCCACTCGGCGGCGTGCGAACCATCCCCCTCGCCAAGCTCCGCCAGGCGGCTCTCGAGCGACTCGCTGCACATCGCGATGGCGGCCAGCGGGTTGTTGATCTCGTGGGCGACCCCCGCCGCGAGGAAGCCGACGCTGGCCAGCTGCTCGCTGCGGATGACCTGGTTGGTCCGCTCGCGGACCTGCTTGTCGAGGTCGTCGCGGGTCTGCTGGAAGCTGGCCATCATGCGGTTCATCGCCTCGGCCAGCTCGCCCATCTCGTCGCGCGAGTCGAGGCCGATGCGGTGGGCGAAGTCGCCCTCGGCCACTTTGCGGGCGCCCTCCACCAGGAGCCGCAGCGGCTGGGCGATCGTTTTGCGGAACAGCTGGGTCGCCAGCAGCAGCAGCGTGATCGCCGAGACAAACGTCGCCCACGCCAGAGCGATCGCCGTGTGGTACTTCGATCGCACGTCTCCCGACAGCTCACCGAAACGGCGGTGGAGGTGACCGGGCAGCTGGGCGGTTAGCTCACTGAGCCGCTCGATCTCGGTCTCCAGCGTGTCGGTCTCTGCCTGCAACTCGTCGAAGAGCACGCTCTCCGAGAGGTCTTCGCGGCGGATCTTATCGATGACCTTATCGATCTTGGCGAGCGTCTCACGTTCGAGCCGGTCGCCGCTGATGCGCGAGACCTCGCTCCTCCGGTTCGCGTCGAGGCGCTCGCGGTAGCGCCGGAGCGTCTCGGTGAACTGCTCGAACTCGACGCCGTACTGCACGCCCAACAGCTTGAGCTCGTACGGATCCGTCAGCTCCTCTTCGGCCTCGGGGGCCTCGTCGTCGCGGAAGGGGTCGGGGTAGTTCTCTTCGGTCCGCTGGCTGACGATGAGCGACTGCTGTCGCGCTTTACCGAGCACAACGCGCAGGTCCGCCACGTCCTGGCTCAGCTTGTTCGCCAGCGGCAGCTCCGCGGCGCGGGCGCTGAGCGTTTTCACCAAGCCGCGGTAGGCGTGCAGGCCGTACAGGGCGGCGCCGAACAGCACGATGGTGCTGGCCGCCAACAGGCCGACCCCGATGCGCAGCTTGGTGCGGATCGATTGATCATGCAGGAGCACGCGCGACCTCCTTGTCGCCGTGAACTTCGATCGGTGGGCGCCGGAACCCGGCGCCGCGATCGGTGAGAATAGCAGGGAGGCGACACCCGCCACAACGCTGAGTCAGCCCCGAATCGGGCACGCTAATTCTGCGCCACGCGGCGCATCATCCAGAGGCCCCAGACCGCTAGCACCGCGTTGCCGAGCCAGACCGCCACGGGCGGGACGTCGCCCGACTTGGCGTGGTCGACGCTGATCATCAGCAGCGGGTAGTAAACCAGCAAGATGGGCAAGAAACAGAGGAAGAAGCTGGCCAGGAATTCTCCCTTCTGGCGCCAGATCGCCATCGGCACGCCGACCAGCACGAAGCTCAGGCAGCTGAACCCGGCCGCCCACCGCCGGTGCGGCTCGACCGCCAGCCGGCGTTGCAAGTAGTGCTCCGAGCCCTCACGGGACTCGAAAGCGGACCACGATTCGTCGGACAGGCGATCGAAATCGCCGGTCATCATCGCGAGCGCCCGCTCGGTGGTCTGTTCGCGTTCCAGATCGGCGAGGCGATCGGCGCTGCGTTGCCGCTCTTCGACGATCTCCGTTAGCGCGAAACTCGACGGGCTGCGGCCCCGATTGTCGCCCAGCAGATCGCGCAGATCGATCGCCTGCTCGATCGTCTCGGTGTCGGCGAAATTCAGCTCTCCTTCGAGGTGAATCCCCTCGAAACGGACGATCAGCTTGCGGCGGTCGGGCGACGAGCTCAGCTCCGCCGACGCCGAGGCGAGCTTCCACGAATCGGCGGGCGTTTCGCCCTGCACGGAGACGGTCGGCTGGATCAGCCGCCGGCCGTCGACGCCGCGCACGTTGATCTGCACGCCCCCTTCGGCGTAGCTGCGGTGCAGCTCGAGCTGGCGGTAGATGACTTCTTCGAGCGACTCGATGATGACCCGCTGCACGCCGAGCCGCCCCCAAGAGACCGCCAGGTCGTTGAGCGCCACGGCGCCGAGGCTGGTGATCGCCGCTAGCACGAAGGTCGGCCGCGCCAGCACCCAGGGCGAGATGCCCAGCGCCTTGGCGGCGACGATCTCGTTGGAGGCCGACAGCCGGCCGTACACGCTGGTGGTCGCCAGCAGCATGGTGCCGGGGACCGCGAACTGCATCGCCTGCGGCAGCAGGTAGGGGGTCATCCGCATCAGCGGGCCGAGCCCGAGCCCCTCTTTGACCGCCTCTTTACCGATCAGCGCGACGAAGATCAGCGCGGTCAGCCCCGCCAAGGTCAGCAGGAAGACCTGCAGCAGTTCCCACAACACATAGCGTGAGAGCGTCTTCAAAACGTCGCGGAGCGGGGCCAGGGACTACGTCGGGGGGGCGATCGACCGGCGAACGTAGCAAGCTTCGCGATGGTGGGGAAGAACGATCCGGGCAACCTCGCACGGGGCGTCCCGCCGGATGCTATCGCGGCGCCACGGCGCTGCTCTTGTAGCGATGCGTGCCGTCGTCCTCGCGGGCGGCTCGCACCACCTCGCGGACCACGCGGGCGTAGCCGAGGATCGCCTCGGAGTAGTCGCGGCGTTCGAAGGCGGCGTCGGCCTCCTCGTGCGCTGGCCGGTGCGGGGTCCAATCGATCATGAAATGGCCGTTCAGCGAGCCGTTGTCGCTCGTCACGTGCGAATCGCCGCCCGGCCGGACCGTGTCGTCGTCGCTCTCCAAGTCGGCGAGTTCGCGAACGAGGTCGTGCAGGTCGCCCGCCGCGGCGGCCTGCTCGCCGCACTCGATCCGGCGGTAGGGTCCGTTGCCGTAGGGCCCGCCGAGCGATCGGTTTGGCGCCGGTTCACTCGACGGCTTCCGCATGACGAAAGCGTAGGCGAGCGCCGCCCCCAACCCGACCGCCGACGCCAGCATCCCGGTCGTCTGGCTTTGCATGAAGAACCAACCGCACGCCAGCAGGCAGGCCGCCGCGGCGGCGAGGCCGAGGGCGTTGGGACCGCCATCGCACGGGAGCGGAGCATGCACGCAGGGTTGATCGCTATCCGCTTTCTCAACCCGGGCGACGACCACCGAAATGTTATCGGGCCCCCCCCGCAGGTTGGCGAGGTCGACTAGCGTTTGGGCCGCTTCGTCCGGGTCCATCGTGCCGAGCACCCCGCCGGCGAGCGTGTCGTCCACGACGCCGGTGAGGCCGTCGCTGCAAATCAAGAAGATGTCGCCCGGCTTGAGGGGGTGCGGCCCTTCGAGGTCAACGATGACGGTCTCGTGCGGCCCGAGCGAACGCGTGATCACGTTCTTCGGGATGCAGGAAGGGACTTTGTCCTCCGACACGTTGCTGGCGGCCGCCATCTCCCAGACGAGGCTGTGGTCGAAAGTCAGTTGCTCCAGCACCCCGTCGCGCAGGCGGTACACACGGCTGTCCCCCACATGCCCCACCAGGGCGGCGCCCTGCGTGATCACCAAGCAACTGCACGTCGTGCCCATCCCCTGGAACTCGGGCGACGAGTTCCCCTTGCCGTGGATCGATTCGTTCGCCTCACGGATCGCCTTGCGGAGGGCCGAAGGGGCCGACTCGGCGGCGGACTTTAGGTAAGCGAGGGGGACCGTGTCGGTGGCCATTTTGCTGGCCAGCTCTCCCGCGGCGTGGGCGCCCATGCCGTCGGCCACCATCAGGAAGGCGTCGCCGGCGATCGGCTTGTCGCCCCCTTCGGGCACAACGGCCAGCGAGTCTTGATTGGTCGCACGCCGCATCCCCACGTCGGTCCGCGAGGCGGCCCGGACGACGAGTGCTGGCGATGATGGCTTGGGTTCGGGCATGCAATCGGTCCTAGCCTACCTATCGTACCTGCCGGATTCGCGGGGCGACAGCGGACGGCAAGCCACGACTCGCGACGCTGGCCTGGAGCCCGGGGGCGGGCGTCGCTAGACTCCGCCGCCCCTGTTTTCCGCCTCCCCGGTACGCCAGCGGATGTTCCTGCCCTTCCCAACCGCCGCCAGTCGCCCCGCGTCCACTCGGATCGCCCTGGCCGTGTTGCTGATCGCCCTGGCGACTAGCGGATGTGTCCGCCGGCGACTGACCGTGCGGAGCAATCCGCCGGGGGCGATCGTCCATGTCGATAACCAAAGAATCGGCACGACGCCCTGCTCGATCGACTACGTCTACTACGGCACGCGCGAGATCCGCCTGTCGCTGCCCGGCTTCGAG
It encodes the following:
- the kinD gene encoding Sporulation kinase D; protein product: MLLHDQSIRTKLRIGVGLLAASTIVLFGAALYGLHAYRGLVKTLSARAAELPLANKLSQDVADLRVVLGKARQQSLIVSQRTEENYPDPFRDDEAPEAEEELTDPYELKLLGVQYGVEFEQFTETLRRYRERLDANRRSEVSRISGDRLERETLAKIDKVIDKIRREDLSESVLFDELQAETDTLETEIERLSELTAQLPGHLHRRFGELSGDVRSKYHTAIALAWATFVSAITLLLLATQLFRKTIAQPLRLLVEGARKVAEGDFAHRIGLDSRDEMGELAEAMNRMMASFQQTRDDLDKQVRERTNQVIRSEQLASVGFLAAGVAHEINNPLAAIAMCSESLESRLAELGEGDGSHAAEWEIVNSYLETIGKESFRCKQITEKLLDFSRLGDPERRATDLRDLVEGVVEMVQHLGKYKTKHVELLAGDPVLAEVDSQEMKQVLLNLVTNGLDSLDEGGRVTIMVGRAVTPEGDRARIVVRDNGCGMTEEVKRHLFEPFFTRRRSGQGTGLGLSITYRIVEEHHGELTADSEGVGQGSSFTLTLPTEQPVAVGTAA
- a CDS encoding putative permease YjgP/YjgQ family protein, with the protein product MKTLSRYVLWELLQVFLLTLAGLTALIFVALIGKEAVKEGLGLGPLMRMTPYLLPQAMQFAVPGTMLLATTSVYGRLSASNEIVAAKALGISPWVLARPTFVLAAITSLGAVALNDLAVSWGRLGVQRVIIESLEEVIYRQLELHRSYAEGGVQINVRGVDGRRLIQPTVSVQGETPADSWKLASASAELSSSPDRRKLIVRFEGIHLEGELNFADTETIEQAIDLRDLLGDNRGRSPSSFALTEIVEERQRSADRLADLEREQTTERALAMMTGDFDRLSDESWSAFESREGSEHYLQRRLAVEPHRRWAAGFSCLSFVLVGVPMAIWRQKGEFLASFFLCFLPILLVYYPLLMISVDHAKSGDVPPVAVWLGNAVLAVWGLWMMRRVAQN
- a CDS encoding Putative protein phosphatase 2C-type; protein product: MPEPKPSSPALVVRAASRTDVGMRRATNQDSLAVVPEGGDKPIAGDAFLMVADGMGAHAAGELASKMATDTVPLAYLKSAAESAPSALRKAIREANESIHGKGNSSPEFQGMGTTCSCLVITQGAALVGHVGDSRVYRLRDGVLEQLTFDHSLVWEMAAASNVSEDKVPSCIPKNVITRSLGPHETVIVDLEGPHPLKPGDIFLICSDGLTGVVDDTLAGGVLGTMDPDEAAQTLVDLANLRGGPDNISVVVARVEKADSDQPCVHAPLPCDGGPNALGLAAAAACLLACGWFFMQSQTTGMLASAVGLGAALAYAFVMRKPSSEPAPNRSLGGPYGNGPYRRIECGEQAAAAGDLHDLVRELADLESDDDTVRPGGDSHVTSDNGSLNGHFMIDWTPHRPAHEEADAAFERRDYSEAILGYARVVREVVRAAREDDGTHRYKSSAVAPR